A window of the Juglans microcarpa x Juglans regia isolate MS1-56 chromosome 5D, Jm3101_v1.0, whole genome shotgun sequence genome harbors these coding sequences:
- the LOC121266623 gene encoding protein MOTHER of FT and TFL1-like, with product MARSIEPLVVGKVIGDVVDMFTPAANFIVHYGSKQVANGCEIKPSAAADMPSVQILAPRPVSTNLYTLVMVDPDAPSPSEPTMREWLHWIVVDIPEGSDATKGKEFVPYMGPRPPIGIHRYAFVLFKQKSAMMVGCPPPNARANFSARQFAAQYELGLPVAAVYFNSQKEPASRKR from the exons ATGGCCCGGTCGATAGAGCCACTGGTGGTCGGAAAAGTAATCGGAGACGTGGTCGACATGTTCACTCCGGCTGCCAATTTCATTGTCCATTACGGCTCCAAACAGGTCGCTAATGGCTGCGAAATTAAGCCCTCTGCCGCCGCCGACATGCCCTCTGTCCAGATTCTTGCTCCTCGCCCCGTCTCTACCAATCTCTACACTCTT GTTATGGTTGATCCTGATGCCCCTAGCCCCAGTGAACCAACAATGAGAGAGTGGCTCCATTG GATCGTTGTAGATATCCCAGAGGGATCAGATGCCACCAAAG GGAAAGAATTTGTACCGTACATGGGGCCTCGGCCACCAATAGGAATTCATCGATACGCATTTGTGCTGTTTAAGCAAAAAAGTGCGATGATGGTGGGCTGTCCACCTCCAAATGCCCGTGCCAACTTTAGTGCCCGACAGTTTGCCGCTCAATACGAACTTGGCCTTCCGGTTGCAGCCGTGTATTTCAATTCACAGAAGGAACCCGCTTCTAGAAAACGTTGA